Proteins encoded in a region of the Flammeovirga yaeyamensis genome:
- a CDS encoding GNAT family N-acetyltransferase: MEEIKLSYNQTEQLNQFELEGLFNLWNSVYPMQLAYKDLDGLRDYFAPLQNKQHILVKTATNKVIGWFFSFDREGARWFAVLVNNEYKRSGIGSELIKRAKKQFAPLNGWVIDHDRYYKLDGKKYESPIGFYLRHGFQIDSDVRLEIPILSAVKIHYP; this comes from the coding sequence ATGGAGGAAATTAAACTATCATATAATCAAACAGAACAATTAAACCAATTTGAACTAGAAGGTTTATTCAATTTATGGAATAGTGTATACCCTATGCAATTGGCCTATAAGGATCTAGATGGATTAAGGGATTATTTTGCACCATTGCAAAACAAACAACATATCCTAGTTAAGACTGCAACAAATAAGGTAATTGGATGGTTCTTTAGTTTTGACCGTGAAGGTGCACGTTGGTTTGCTGTATTGGTAAATAATGAATACAAGAGAAGTGGAATTGGTAGTGAGTTGATAAAACGTGCCAAAAAGCAATTTGCTCCATTGAATGGATGGGTAATTGATCATGATCGTTATTATAAATTGGATGGTAAAAAATACGAATCGCCAATTGGTTTTTATTTGCGTCATGGTTTTCAGATAGACAGTGATGTTCGATTAGAGATTCCTATTCTATCTGCAGTAAAGATTCATTATCCTTAG
- a CDS encoding YciI family protein encodes MNLFYLFRMNDKLPELLTNTLLFIMKHIIYFFGLLIFIGCNTKPSDKDGYDENLAQSYEADQYGMKKYVMAFLKKGPNRSLSEEEALELQTKHLKNINRLADEGKLVLAGPFFGDGEIRGIYIFNVTSIEEAEALTNTDPAIQAKSLVMELKEWYGSAALMAVNDLHKKLEKTNVVDGGN; translated from the coding sequence ATGAATTTATTCTATTTATTTAGAATGAATGATAAACTTCCAGAACTTCTTACTAATACTCTTCTTTTCATCATGAAACATATCATTTACTTTTTCGGATTACTTATTTTTATTGGCTGTAATACAAAACCATCTGATAAAGATGGGTACGACGAAAACTTAGCACAAAGCTATGAAGCAGATCAATACGGCATGAAAAAGTATGTGATGGCCTTCTTAAAAAAAGGGCCAAATAGAAGTTTAAGTGAAGAGGAAGCTTTGGAGTTACAAACTAAACATCTTAAAAATATAAACCGATTGGCCGATGAAGGAAAGCTTGTTTTGGCAGGTCCTTTTTTTGGCGATGGAGAAATAAGAGGTATTTATATTTTTAATGTGACGTCTATTGAGGAAGCAGAGGCATTAACCAATACAGACCCTGCTATTCAAGCGAAAAGTTTAGTGATGGAATTAAAAGAATGGTATGGATCTGCTGCATTGATGGCAGTAAATGATTTACATAAAAAGTTAGAAAAGACGAATGTTGTCGATGGAGGAAATTAA
- a CDS encoding response regulator produces the protein MPTPNILIVDDHILFSTGIEQFLQKELNAVVVIVNNPIEALGMRLNEFDIILVDMDMPEMKGYEFINKARLNYDDQKYLIVSMHRKRSLIKKAINSNVNGYILKDDHPDSFIEAIKTILNGSNYFSPGLKDLIDDEEKQQILLSPREEEVLKLQAHGRSMSEISDELFISLETVKTHIRNIKIKLDLDNKADVIKYAIDNLLV, from the coding sequence ATGCCAACACCTAACATACTAATTGTTGATGACCACATTTTATTTTCAACGGGTATAGAGCAATTTTTACAAAAAGAACTGAATGCTGTTGTCGTAATTGTAAACAATCCAATAGAAGCATTAGGTATGAGATTAAATGAATTTGATATCATACTGGTCGATATGGATATGCCCGAAATGAAAGGGTATGAATTTATTAATAAAGCAAGATTAAATTATGATGATCAGAAATATCTTATTGTTTCTATGCACAGAAAAAGATCATTAATAAAAAAAGCAATTAATTCTAATGTGAATGGATATATATTAAAAGACGATCACCCTGATAGTTTTATTGAAGCCATAAAGACAATCTTAAATGGCTCGAATTACTTCTCTCCGGGTTTAAAGGACCTAATTGATGATGAGGAAAAGCAACAAATATTATTGTCTCCAAGAGAAGAAGAGGTCTTAAAGTTACAGGCACATGGTAGAAGTATGTCAGAAATTTCTGATGAGCTATTTATAAGTCTAGAAACAGTAAAAACTCACATACGTAACATCAAAATTAAATTAGATCTTGATAATAAAGCAGATGTGATAAAATATGCCATAGATAATCTTTTAGTATAA
- a CDS encoding ATP-binding protein: MGKSIVVSFILFLFIVPTFASNVVLLSSDNETINCTKFVENYSDRLPFHAEGEDPNFLNAWQQTSFDGLSNGPFDGVQWYRLKLQSEHRQNKVLYFNYILVPEITVWVKHINNRVEKYELGSNSSFYHNPDQPLIRGYDIPLYFEKGEVIEVIFFKNGYGWPTHTDILLCDTTSFERDQKEATHYLVILRVLVLTMLTIGLVIGLLSKERVFLFYAFSFYSGILFAETELGSFIKYFDKEWLNFSYYLRHFANLFYIISLVYFYKYLIHNVHSGFVKFTKWFTPLWLGYTLITAFIFLLTRNETVISIIFVSVVLLSWVSFGWCFYLLYHSVKRKSMYGKIAFGVLITRLIVIAGFVSLPNLGVIERSTFTDYLYYIFIAYESVLYFVMLFIKVISIYNDRIRLLSKQKELEKEYSDAVLKGQEFERNRIGRELHDNVGGNLALVNKSDHLEEDEVKDIISSTIKTVRDMSHGLISPSFNDVVNFEDSIYDLVEKASTDEMKIYIKFYHWPYSDNIEALNHCYRIIQELLHNAEKHSQSKSVHIQCFGDDATTARIIYEDNGVGFNVDKVKDGVGLSNIRFRTSAVGGTSAIESSKFGTVIRIENIQLSSTVS, translated from the coding sequence ATGGGAAAAAGTATAGTTGTAAGTTTTATCCTATTTCTATTTATAGTACCAACCTTTGCCTCTAATGTCGTTCTTCTTTCTAGCGATAATGAAACAATAAACTGTACCAAATTTGTAGAGAATTACTCCGATCGATTACCATTTCATGCAGAAGGAGAGGATCCCAATTTTTTAAATGCATGGCAGCAGACATCGTTCGATGGATTATCAAATGGTCCTTTTGATGGAGTACAATGGTATAGACTAAAATTACAAAGTGAACATAGACAGAATAAAGTACTTTACTTTAATTATATACTCGTACCCGAAATCACCGTATGGGTAAAACATATCAATAATAGGGTAGAAAAGTATGAACTGGGCTCAAATTCTTCCTTCTATCATAATCCGGATCAACCTTTAATTAGGGGGTACGATATTCCACTTTATTTTGAGAAAGGAGAAGTAATAGAGGTGATATTCTTTAAAAATGGCTATGGTTGGCCCACTCATACCGATATATTACTTTGTGATACAACCTCTTTTGAACGCGATCAAAAAGAAGCTACTCATTATTTAGTTATTCTGAGAGTACTTGTATTAACAATGCTTACTATTGGGTTAGTCATTGGACTATTAAGTAAAGAAAGAGTGTTTTTATTTTATGCTTTTTCATTCTACAGTGGGATTTTATTTGCAGAGACAGAGTTGGGTAGTTTTATCAAGTATTTCGATAAAGAATGGTTAAACTTTAGTTACTACCTAAGGCATTTCGCTAATTTATTTTATATCATTTCTTTGGTGTACTTCTATAAATACCTCATTCATAATGTTCATTCAGGTTTTGTAAAATTCACCAAATGGTTTACCCCTCTTTGGCTTGGGTATACATTAATTACCGCTTTCATCTTTTTATTGACTAGAAATGAAACTGTCATTTCCATCATTTTTGTTTCTGTAGTACTACTTTCTTGGGTGAGTTTTGGTTGGTGCTTCTACCTTCTTTATCACAGTGTGAAAAGAAAGAGTATGTATGGTAAAATTGCTTTTGGAGTATTAATTACCCGTTTGATAGTCATTGCAGGATTTGTCTCTTTACCAAATCTAGGTGTCATAGAACGATCCACTTTTACAGACTATCTCTACTATATTTTTATTGCCTATGAGTCTGTGCTTTATTTTGTGATGTTATTTATCAAAGTGATTAGCATTTACAATGACAGGATTCGCCTTTTGTCTAAACAGAAAGAACTAGAAAAAGAGTATTCTGATGCCGTCCTCAAAGGTCAAGAATTTGAGAGAAATAGAATCGGCAGAGAGTTACATGATAATGTTGGAGGAAACTTAGCTTTAGTCAATAAATCGGATCATTTAGAAGAAGATGAGGTAAAGGACATCATTTCTTCTACCATAAAAACGGTAAGAGATATGAGTCACGGTTTAATTTCTCCAAGCTTTAATGATGTCGTCAACTTCGAAGATTCTATTTATGATTTGGTAGAGAAAGCTTCTACCGATGAGATGAAGATCTATATAAAGTTTTATCATTGGCCTTATTCTGACAATATAGAGGCACTGAATCATTGCTACCGTATCATTCAAGAATTGCTGCATAATGCCGAAAAACATAGTCAATCTAAATCTGTACACATACAGTGTTTTGGCGATGATGCTACTACCGCTCGAATTATATACGAAGACAATGGAGTGGGTTTTAATGTAGATAAAGTAAAAGATGGTGTAGGTTTAAGTAATATTCGATTTAGAACAAGTGCTGTCGGTGGTACATCAGCGATAGAGTCTTCTAAGTTTGGAACTGTTATTCGCATCGAAAACATCCAATTATCTTCTACCGTTTCTTAA
- a CDS encoding DEAD/DEAH box helicase encodes MQPNSKSFDLLIKDQILLDTLSQKGFDTPTPIQELVIPQIINQTNNLLCVSPTGSGKTLSYLLPLLQLIQVQKDSNQLLVIVPTRELATQVYNNALQFCEAKKIGILSIIGGVNMDKQKRLLENPPHIIVSTMGRLMDLYHQECIDFKHLTHLVIDEGDKMFEMGFRKEMEELIDIIPDNTMKYLFSATLSSEVDHYLQHHFNEYQKIEVAPEKVFIEQKVYYTDQRNKKRLFLSILSALDHQILIFCNTKKGVNFLEKTLKKENYEVMGLHGGKPQSVRNKALLDFKEGKLKLLIATDIASRGIDIKALPLIINYEVPQNAETYTHRIGRTARAGNAGTAMTIVDGTEIRLFQEIIKTTNQKVMEVAHEFEMNEAEDDRERMKLRKEKLRNGRR; translated from the coding sequence ATGCAGCCAAATTCAAAATCGTTCGATTTACTAATTAAAGATCAAATACTTCTAGATACGCTAAGTCAAAAAGGATTTGACACCCCAACACCTATTCAAGAATTGGTCATTCCTCAAATTATAAATCAAACAAATAATTTACTTTGCGTCTCTCCCACAGGATCGGGTAAAACACTTTCCTACCTGCTTCCTTTACTTCAACTTATTCAAGTTCAAAAGGATTCAAATCAACTTTTAGTGATTGTTCCTACTCGAGAATTAGCCACACAGGTATATAACAATGCACTACAATTCTGTGAAGCTAAAAAAATAGGCATTTTGAGTATTATTGGTGGAGTGAATATGGATAAACAAAAACGGTTGTTAGAAAATCCTCCTCATATCATTGTCAGTACCATGGGTCGTTTGATGGACTTATATCATCAAGAGTGTATTGATTTTAAACACCTCACCCATTTGGTGATAGACGAAGGTGACAAAATGTTCGAAATGGGTTTTAGAAAAGAAATGGAAGAACTTATTGATATTATACCTGACAATACGATGAAATACTTATTCAGTGCCACTTTATCTTCAGAAGTCGATCATTATTTACAACATCATTTTAATGAATATCAAAAAATTGAAGTCGCACCAGAAAAAGTCTTTATTGAACAGAAAGTGTATTATACTGATCAAAGAAATAAGAAAAGATTGTTTCTATCTATCCTATCAGCGTTAGATCATCAAATATTGATTTTTTGCAATACCAAAAAAGGAGTGAATTTTCTGGAAAAGACGTTGAAGAAGGAAAATTATGAGGTGATGGGTTTACATGGAGGAAAACCTCAATCTGTCAGAAATAAAGCATTACTTGATTTTAAAGAAGGGAAACTAAAATTACTTATTGCTACAGATATTGCCTCTAGAGGTATCGATATTAAAGCACTACCTTTAATCATTAACTACGAAGTGCCTCAAAATGCAGAGACGTACACACATAGAATTGGTCGAACGGCAAGAGCTGGGAATGCTGGAACCGCGATGACTATTGTGGATGGTACTGAGATTCGTTTATTCCAAGAAATTATTAAGACTACCAATCAAAAAGTGATGGAGGTTGCCCATGAATTTGAGATGAATGAAGCAGAGGACGATCGTGAGAGAATGAAACTCAGAAAAGAGAAGTTAAGAAACGGTAGAAGATAA
- the htpG gene encoding molecular chaperone HtpG, translating to MAAKGSISVNTENIFPIIKKFLYSDHDIFLRELVANAVDATQKLQKLASMGEYDQEMSDVTIQVDVDKDNKTISITDRGIGMTEEEVEKYINQVAFSGATEFVEKFKDIDTSTIIGKFGLGFYSAFMVADNVEVITKSYKDAPAVKWTCDGSTEYEISESDKAERGTTIVLHVNEDSEEFVDEFRLRQILNRYSKYMPIPIQVGEDKRTEKEGEGDDAKDVEIVEPHIINKSEPIWAKDPKSLTDEDYLNFYKELYPMSEEPMFWIHLNVDFPFELTGILYFPKVKEDVTPHKDKIQLYSRQVFITDNVEEIMPEFLRLMHGVIDSPDIPLNVSRSYLQSDANVKKISSYVTRKVADKLNSLYKNDRENFEKKWESIGLFVKYGMMTDEKFYDKAKKFCLLESLDGKLYNFEEYKEHVKALQVDKNNKSVFLYASDQGTQDSYIQAAQKKGYDVLKMDTLIDSHFISNTEHKFEDITMKRIDSDTVNNLIETDEKNESVLTEEESNKLVDIFKRALGNDKLEPKVEAMTADELPVLITKPEFMRRMEEMAAMQGGMGAMFGGMGGGDTITINGNSEFVSRILKEEKEEEQDKLVKHAYDLAKLTQGNLKGADLTSFINRSLELI from the coding sequence ATGGCGGCAAAAGGTTCAATTTCGGTAAATACTGAAAATATCTTTCCAATCATCAAGAAGTTTTTATACTCAGACCACGATATCTTCCTTCGTGAGTTAGTAGCCAACGCAGTTGATGCTACTCAAAAGCTTCAAAAATTAGCGTCAATGGGTGAGTACGACCAAGAAATGAGCGACGTAACTATCCAAGTAGACGTAGATAAAGACAACAAAACTATCTCTATCACTGACCGTGGTATCGGTATGACAGAAGAAGAGGTAGAGAAATATATCAACCAAGTGGCCTTCTCAGGTGCTACAGAATTCGTAGAGAAATTCAAAGACATCGACACTTCTACTATCATTGGTAAGTTCGGTCTTGGTTTCTATTCTGCATTTATGGTAGCAGATAATGTAGAGGTGATCACGAAGTCTTACAAAGATGCTCCAGCAGTAAAATGGACTTGCGATGGTTCTACTGAATACGAAATTTCTGAATCAGACAAAGCGGAAAGAGGTACTACTATTGTACTTCACGTAAACGAAGATTCTGAAGAATTTGTTGATGAGTTCAGATTACGTCAAATTCTTAACCGTTACTCTAAATACATGCCTATTCCAATCCAAGTGGGAGAGGACAAGAGAACAGAGAAAGAAGGAGAAGGTGATGACGCTAAAGACGTTGAAATCGTTGAGCCACACATCATCAACAAGTCGGAGCCAATCTGGGCAAAAGACCCTAAGTCATTAACTGACGAGGATTACTTAAACTTCTACAAAGAGTTGTATCCAATGTCAGAAGAGCCAATGTTCTGGATCCACTTGAACGTTGACTTCCCATTCGAATTGACAGGTATTCTTTACTTCCCTAAAGTGAAGGAAGATGTAACACCTCACAAAGATAAAATTCAATTATACTCACGTCAGGTATTCATTACTGATAATGTTGAGGAAATTATGCCAGAATTCTTGCGTTTGATGCACGGTGTAATTGATTCTCCAGACATTCCATTGAACGTTTCTCGTTCGTACTTACAATCTGATGCAAACGTGAAGAAAATTTCTTCATACGTTACGCGTAAAGTAGCTGACAAATTGAATAGCCTTTACAAAAACGATCGTGAGAACTTCGAGAAGAAATGGGAAAGCATCGGTCTTTTCGTAAAATACGGAATGATGACTGACGAGAAGTTCTATGACAAAGCGAAGAAATTCTGTTTATTGGAATCTTTAGACGGTAAGTTATACAACTTCGAAGAGTACAAAGAGCACGTAAAAGCTCTTCAAGTAGACAAGAACAACAAGTCTGTATTCTTGTATGCTTCAGATCAAGGAACTCAAGATTCATACATCCAAGCTGCTCAAAAGAAAGGATACGATGTATTGAAAATGGATACACTAATCGACTCTCACTTTATCAGTAATACAGAGCACAAGTTCGAAGATATTACTATGAAGAGAATTGACTCGGATACTGTAAATAACTTGATCGAAACTGACGAGAAAAACGAGTCAGTTCTTACTGAAGAGGAGTCTAACAAATTGGTAGATATCTTTAAAAGAGCGTTAGGTAACGATAAGTTAGAGCCAAAAGTAGAGGCTATGACTGCAGACGAATTACCTGTCTTGATTACAAAACCAGAGTTTATGCGTCGTATGGAAGAAATGGCAGCTATGCAAGGTGGCATGGGTGCAATGTTCGGCGGCATGGGTGGTGGTGACACGATCACTATCAACGGTAACTCTGAATTTGTATCAAGAATTTTGAAAGAAGAGAAAGAAGAAGAGCAAGACAAATTAGTGAAGCATGCTTATGACTTGGCTAAATTGACTCAAGGCAACTTAAAAGGTGCTGATCTTACTTCATTTATCAATAGATCTTTAGAATTGATTTAA
- a CDS encoding TlpA family protein disulfide reductase — protein MKKLFSWSILLIATFVLSSNNSPNKDKDKLYIFEDLNGNKVNLKDYKGKLVYIDVWASWCGPCLKEIPSLQKIEEEYKDKDIVFVSVSADQSKDAWKKMVEKKELHGNQFHLGGNYEFTDKFQITGIPRFILLGKDCKVIEANAPRPSEEALKMLFEEQGI, from the coding sequence ATGAAAAAACTATTCAGTTGGTCAATATTATTGATCGCAACTTTTGTTCTAAGCAGTAATAACTCACCAAATAAAGACAAAGATAAACTATATATTTTCGAAGACTTAAACGGTAATAAAGTTAACCTTAAAGACTACAAAGGAAAATTAGTATATATTGATGTTTGGGCTTCATGGTGTGGTCCATGCTTAAAAGAAATTCCTTCTTTGCAGAAAATCGAAGAAGAATATAAAGATAAAGATATCGTATTCGTAAGCGTTTCTGCTGATCAAAGTAAAGATGCTTGGAAAAAGATGGTAGAAAAAAAGGAATTGCACGGAAATCAATTTCATTTAGGCGGTAATTATGAATTTACTGACAAATTTCAGATTACTGGCATACCAAGATTTATCCTTTTAGGAAAAGATTGTAAAGTGATTGAAGCCAATGCACCCCGTCCATCTGAGGAAGCACTAAAGATGCTTTTCGAAGAACAAGGCATCTAG
- a CDS encoding secondary thiamine-phosphate synthase enzyme YjbQ: MVIQKQIRLRSYPRGYHIVTDEVFQQIPEIRGKSGILQVFIQHTSASLTINENADPEVREDFESHFNVVHPENAPYYKHTYEGSDDMPAHLKASTLGSSVSIPIGNGRPLLGTWQGIYLGEHRDRASGRSLVITFIGE, translated from the coding sequence ATGGTCATCCAAAAACAAATCCGATTAAGATCCTACCCTAGAGGTTACCATATTGTCACAGACGAAGTATTCCAACAAATCCCCGAAATAAGAGGCAAATCTGGTATACTTCAAGTTTTCATCCAACACACTTCTGCATCCTTAACGATTAACGAAAATGCAGATCCAGAAGTACGAGAAGATTTTGAAAGTCACTTTAATGTGGTACATCCAGAAAATGCCCCTTATTATAAGCATACCTACGAAGGATCCGACGATATGCCAGCCCATTTAAAAGCATCGACTTTAGGATCGTCTGTAAGTATTCCAATAGGAAACGGTCGACCATTATTAGGCACATGGCAGGGAATTTACCTAGGTGAACATAGAGATAGAGCTTCGGGTAGAAGTTTGGTCATTACATTTATTGGAGAGTAG
- a CDS encoding YeiH family protein produces the protein MKKIISTINQNPLINKVTYTALAIITLLPFTNSVFALFSGILFAIFFKIPHQELNKKISSNLLKWSVVFLGFGLNAKEAIETGSEGSLITFTSIALTLSFGAIIGKKLGLDKTIYRLIASGTAICGGSAIAAMAPALKADEKQISVAMGTVFILNAVALVVFPIVGHIMDLTQTQFGWWAALAIHDTSAVIGAGQAFGEEALKVATTVKLTRALWIVPISLIAAVSSSGKLKLSTMPIFIFGFIGAVILNTFVPAIHEFAPVFNFIAHKGLALALFAIGCTLDVQSIKKVGIRPIFQGLTLWSVISVVSLIAVIHLF, from the coding sequence ATGAAAAAGATAATTTCTACAATCAATCAAAATCCATTAATCAATAAAGTTACTTATACTGCTTTAGCGATCATTACTTTACTACCCTTTACCAATAGTGTATTTGCTTTATTTTCAGGAATTTTATTTGCGATCTTCTTTAAGATTCCTCATCAAGAATTAAATAAAAAAATAAGTTCTAATCTTCTGAAATGGTCAGTCGTATTTTTAGGTTTCGGTTTGAATGCCAAAGAAGCGATTGAAACAGGATCAGAAGGATCATTAATTACTTTTACCTCGATTGCACTTACATTAAGCTTTGGTGCAATTATCGGTAAGAAATTAGGACTTGATAAAACCATTTACAGATTAATTGCATCGGGTACTGCTATTTGTGGTGGTAGTGCAATTGCCGCTATGGCTCCTGCTTTAAAAGCAGATGAGAAACAGATCTCTGTGGCCATGGGTACGGTGTTTATTTTAAACGCTGTTGCTTTGGTTGTTTTCCCAATAGTTGGACACATTATGGACCTTACGCAAACACAATTTGGATGGTGGGCAGCTTTGGCTATTCACGATACTAGTGCGGTAATTGGCGCAGGTCAGGCTTTTGGAGAAGAAGCGTTAAAAGTGGCTACAACAGTAAAATTAACTAGAGCTTTATGGATTGTTCCTATCTCTTTAATTGCTGCAGTAAGTTCTTCTGGAAAATTGAAGTTAAGCACTATGCCGATCTTTATTTTTGGATTTATCGGTGCGGTGATCCTAAATACATTTGTACCTGCGATTCATGAGTTCGCTCCTGTTTTTAATTTTATTGCCCATAAAGGTTTAGCATTAGCCTTATTTGCTATTGGATGTACATTGGATGTTCAGAGCATTAAAAAAGTAGGTATCAGACCTATCTTCCAAGGTTTGACGCTTTGGAGTGTAATATCTGTTGTTTCTTTGATTGCAGTTATACATCTGTTCTAA